A genomic segment from Aegilops tauschii subsp. strangulata cultivar AL8/78 chromosome 1, Aet v6.0, whole genome shotgun sequence encodes:
- the LOC109753038 gene encoding uncharacterized protein, producing the protein MGNSLRCCLACVLPCGALDLIRIVHLSGRVEEYGRPVAAGEILSANPNHVLSKPCSQGVVRRILIVSPESELERGQIYFLIPASSVPAERKKKTGSTAGSQGAAGVAPSRTANPGHGGKTRSHVKSKPSSGHGSGRDVQSEKRSLHRRRVSTGGRTAVWRPHLECIVEGT; encoded by the coding sequence ATGGGCAACAGCTTGAGGTGCTGCCTGGCTTGCGTGCTCCCCTGCGGCGCGCTGGACCTGATCAGGATCGTCCACCTCAGCGGCCGCGTCGAGGAGTACGGCCGGCCGGTCGCCGCCGGCGAGATCCTCTCCGCCAACCCGAACCACGTGCTGAGCAAGCCGTGCTCGCAGGGCGTCGTGCGGAGGATACTCATCGTCTCCCCGGAGTCCGAGCTGGAGCGCGGCCAGATATACTTCCTCATCCCGGCGTCCTCGGTGCCGgccgagaggaagaagaagaccggctcCACCGCTGGCTCGCAAGGCGCCGCTGGCGTCGCGCCGTCAAGGACGGCAAACCCTGGCCACGGCGGCAAGACGCGCAGCCACGTTAAGAGCAAGCCGTCGTCAGGTCACGGCAGTGGCCGTGACGTGCAGTCGGAGAAGAGGTCGTTGCATCGGCGGCGAGTGAGCACCGGCGGCCGGACCGCCGTGTGGAGGCCACACCTCGAGTGCATCGTGGAGGGCACTTGA